In one window of Arachis ipaensis cultivar K30076 chromosome B06, Araip1.1, whole genome shotgun sequence DNA:
- the LOC110264066 gene encoding uncharacterized protein LOC110264066 → MQAARARGKGGTVRKHSSILAFDIDGGSGVGSKIYDGCCFCPLPVVPLKSKTSSNPDRWFLRCPLWKNTQRRCGYFQWLDEIEEQCVEGEVSSENSNMVSIADPKKKSIINQEGSDGRERDRMMMVLPVVNDMKEQLKRVELLLIVICVLLGLNLVLSLLCMAK, encoded by the exons ATGCAAGCAGCTAGGGCTCGTGGAAAAGGTGGAACCGTGAGAAAGCACTCATCCATTCTAGCCTTCGACATTGATGGTGGTTCTGGAGTTGGTAGTAAAATCTACGATGGGTGTTGCTTTTGTCCCCTTCCGGTGGTTCCGTTGAAGTCGAAGACAAGTAGCAACCCTGATAGATGGTTTCTACGTTGCCCTCTGTGGAAG AACACACAAAGACGTTGTGGGTATTTTCAATGGTTGGATGAAATTGAAGAGCAATGTGTGGAAGGAGAAGTTTCTTCGGAGAATAGCAACATGGTGAGCATAGCAGACCCAAAAAAGAAAAGCATAATCAACCAGGAGGGTAGTGATGGCCGGGAAAGGGATAGGATGATGATGGTGCTTCCTGTGGTTAATGACATGAAGGAGCAACTGAAGAGGGTTGAGttgttgttaattgttatctgtGTATTGCTTGGGTTAAATCTGGTTTTGAGTCTGCTGTGTATGGCTAAGTAG